Proteins from a single region of Drosophila biarmipes strain raj3 chromosome 3R, RU_DBia_V1.1, whole genome shotgun sequence:
- the LOC108032256 gene encoding uncharacterized protein LOC108032256, translating to MWSVQALVVHLLLLGSILSIYFQSTVLSDLKPLSTLRELGLEPPADRLVVFVVDGLRAESVLANNCSSVPDLRELFISHGLLGISRACPPTVTRPGHIAIFGGFNEDPAAALTNFGWNPSTFDTVFNRSRNAIGWTQDVVAKVFTHLPTGGAPLRFETFARSDISGRLRLDEWIFNRVRNFLTTEENVRPLRNATSVVFFVYLADIDLAGHAHTPYGSNFEEKLNFTQRGIRQTYELFESVFNDSRTAYLVTADHGMNDAGQHGGGGDREVETPFILWGSGVKDVAPDPGQNFTANNEGLTLPLYQLEQIQLAPLMSALIGLPPPMNNIALLPLGFLNTSIQYELQALHLNAMQLLAQARILIKRHEDGILYLCLPKFEGLDSAQIDGYPLRIQFLVAEKQYEQALKISQKIAKLAQECLEYYHGYYHFPLLVATTASYFLWFYLLLVQFTRESTQPRSARRGFLSWSTLLMALGCLLLLELMILQRVPYLTAFYLLLPFGILIIAVAERPLRGNGVIFQFAILHLVGIVVPAGLLILMAFHNTHIGLLYFLLVCLNNRRAFFRPSLKFFFWLALVILLSGILVVKQNSSLDFLTDAVGDYVNKIHVVYFSMVLSVVRPLILRHHHAKRVWIINIAAMLASAYGIYLWDTDQPVCTYVYAACWSYLAFAFLSIPYSGTKDLKRRLELIIFNMLTVHLMLTISMASLFVQIMVTEFVLGLELYEESNTAVEIKDRNRDEDGDQDGNQVEEEPQNVRTLSPLEHLRLSYRYAALILLYFYVSFGTGHWFFNFTFKPITSRLFFPQFQLHMIAAFILLKIFIPSIIVMSSIYALVAFGRKNTRSIFICLFLMNDTMSLYFCYFVNNRGSWQEVRQSLDHLLVTHVFIIILLVCSWIAKAFLINTTEVKPPRTRQVQVLDGAIALVGDSQA from the exons GGATCGACTGGTGGTTTTTGTGGTGGATGGTCTGAGGGCGGAGTCTGTCTTGGCGAATAACTGCAGTTCAGTTCCGGATCTGCGGGAGCTGTTCATCAGCCACGGCTTGCTGGGCATCTCGCGTGCCTGTCCGCCGACGGTGACCAGACCCGGACATATCGCCATCTTTGGGGGATTTAATGAAGACCCCGCCGCAGCACTAACAAACTTTGGCTGGAATCCTTCTACTTTTGATACCGTCTTCAATCGCAGCAGGAACGCCATTGGCTGGACTCAGGATGTGGTTGCCAAAGTGTTCACCCACCTGCCCACCGGTGGTGCTCCTCTGCGCTTTGAAACCTTCGCCAGGTCGGACATATCGGGAAGACTTCGGCTGGATGAGTGGATTTTCAACAGGGTGCGCAACTTCCTAACCACGGAGGAGAATGTGCGACCATTGCGAAATGCCACATCTGTGGTGTTCTTTGTGTATCTGGCAGATATCGACCTtgctggccacgcccacacaccGTACGGCTCGAATTTCGAGGAAAAGCTGAACTTCACCCAACGCGGCATCCGGCAGACCTACGAGCTCTTCGAGAGCGTTTTCAACGACAGTCGCACGGCTTATCTGGTGACAGCGGATCATGGCATGAATGATGCGG GTCAGCATGGCGGTGGCGGAGATCGCGAGGTGGAAACGCCCTTCATCCTATGGGGATCTGGTGTTAAGGACGTGGCCCCCGATCCCGGTCAGAACTTTACTGCCAATAACGAGGGTCTTACTCTACCTCTTTACCAGTTGGAGCAAATACAACTGGCGCCTCTAATGTCCGCTTTGATTGGGCTTCCACCTCCGATGAACAACATAGCCCTGTTGCCCTTGGGATTCCTGAATACCAGCATTCAGTACGAACTGCAAGCCCTCCACTTGAATGCCATGCAACTACTGGCGCAGGCCAGGATTCTGATAAAGCGCCATGAGGACGGCATCCTGTATCTGTGCCTTCCCAAATTTGAGGGCCTGGACTCGGCGCAGATTGATGGATATCCGCTTAGGATACAATTTCTAGTCGCAGAGAAACAATACGAGCAGGCTCTGAAGATCTCCCAGAAGATAGCCAAGCTGGCTCAGGAATGCTTGGAGTACTATCATGGGTATTATCACTTTCCCCTTCTGGTGGCCACCACTGCCTCGTACTTTTTGTGGTTTTACCTTCTGCTGGTGCAATTCACACGGGAGTCCACCCAACCGCGATCGGCACGTAGGGGATTTCTATCATGGAGCACTCTGCTGATGGCCTTGGGATGTTTGTTGCTCCTGGAGTTGATGATTCTGCAGAGGGTGCCCTACCTGACGGCTTTCTACCTGTTGCTGCCCTTTGGAATCCTCATCATAGCCGTGGCCGAACGTCCTCTAAGAGGTAATGGCGTTATATTCCAGTTCGCCATCCTTCATCTGGTGGGGATCGTTGTGCCCGCTGGCCTCTTGATATTGATGGCCTTCCACAACACCCACATTGGACTGCTCTACTTCCTGCTGGTTTGCCTCAACAACCGAAGGGCCTTCTTCAGGCCCTCCCTGAAATTCTTTTTCTGGCTGGCCCTCGTGATCCTGCTCAGTGGTATCTTGGTGGTGAAGCAGAACTCAAGTTTGGATTTCCTTACCGATGCTGTAGGAGATTACGTGAACAAAATCCACGTGGTGTACTTCAGTATGGTGCTATCCGTGGTACGTCCCCTTATCCTAAGGCATCACCATGCGAAACGTGTTTGGATCATCAACATTGCTGCAATGCTGGCATCAGCATACGGAATCTATCTGTGGGATACGGATCAGCCAGTCTGCACCTATGTTTATGCGGCCTGTTGGTCGTACCTGGCCTTTGCCTTCCTATCAATTCCTTATAGTGGGACAAAGGATCTAAAGCGTCGCCTAGAGCTGATCATTTTCAATATGCTCACGGTACACCTTATGCTAACCATATCGATGGCCTCGCTCTTTGTCCAGATCATGGTAACCGAGTTTGTGCTGGGCCTCGAACTTTATGAAGAGAGCAACACAGCGGTGGAGATCAAGGATAGGAATAGGGATGAAGATGGGGATCAGGACGGGAACCAAGTGGAAGAGGAGCCCCAAAATGTGAGGACGTTGAGTCCATTGGAGCACCTGAGGCTGTCCTATCGCTATGCGGCTCTCATTTTGCTGTATTTCTACGTGTCCTTCGGAACCGGCCACTGGTTCTTCAACTTTACCTTCAAACCCATCACCTCGCGACTCTTCTTCCCCCAGTTCCAGCTCCACATGATTGCGGCCTTTATCCTGCTTAAGATATTCATTCCATCAATTATCGTTATGTCGAGCATTTACGCTCTGGTAGCCTTCGGTCGCAAAAATACCCGGTCCATCTTTATCTGCCTGTTCCTCATGAACGACACCATGAGCCTCTACTTCTGCTACTTTGTGAACAATCGAGGCTCCTGGCAGGAGGTGCGCCAATCGTTGGACCATCTTCTGGTGACCCATGTCTTCATCATAATCCTGCTGGTCTGCTCCTGGATCGCTAAGGCTTTTCTTATCAACACCACGGAGGTTAAACCACCCCGTACGCGCCAAGTCCAGGTTCTAGACGGTGCTATTGCCTTAGTTGGGGACAGTCAGGCCTAG